In the genome of Quercus robur chromosome 3, dhQueRobu3.1, whole genome shotgun sequence, one region contains:
- the LOC126719952 gene encoding receptor-like protein 7, with the protein MKFWKADSDCCSWDGVTCDTLNGEVIGLDLSNSWLYGRLNSNSSLFSLNHLRKLNLASNNFTFSAIPSEFGQLVRLTHLNLSFSFLHGRIPSEISWLSNLVSLDLSLNYFYYSDGGYYYEKFLDLRRIDLEALVQNMTYLRELHLDEVNISSSLPQSLANLSSLTSLSLSSCYLQGKFPSNIFLLPRIQTIDLSYNRELIGFLPKFQSHSSLKKLVLHATNFSGKLPNSIGNLKSLNYLALYSNNFSGPIPPSIGNLSQLTFLYLSFDNFNGQLPSTLGNLAKLSILALTKILNYQEVPSFLQNFTQLEVLSLPQNNFDCSFPIWLTNITKLRVINFYGNQLKGPIPSEIGRLSKLSTLDLSHNSLTGAIPSILFTSPSLSRLYLDQNQLTGPLKFQNVSTSPLNVLSLSGNKLNESIPRSIANFTKLQGLYLSSINLKGKVELNIFFEIKELRDLDLSGNKVLVPKANINSTLPKFSSLSMSSCNLTEFPDFLKAQNELQSLDLSNNNIEGKIPKWFWNVGKETLGSLNLSFNLLSKFEQPPVVLPWKNMYLLDLSSNMFQESFPIPPLSTSYFFASKNNFTGTIPPMICKVHTLEVLDVSNNQLTGQIPQCLLNLSNSLLVLAMRNNHFLGNFPETFINGCSLRTLDLYHNQIEGKIPRSLVKCQTLEVLNLGNNKLNDTFPFWLESFPELKILVLRGNGFYGPIWDPCKKFGLSKLHVIDLSHNNFSGKLPSEYFQNWSAILDKNSSQSGYMGDDSNYYKDSMTIVNKGVELKFEKILTIFTAIDLSNNRFCGEIPDSLGNLKALIVLNLSSNNFMSHIPSSLGNLVALESLDLSQNSLYGEIPQELTNLIFLEYLNLSQNQLSGPIPQVRQFLTFESSSFEGNFGLCGFPLSKKCGNNEIPTFEMRHESSLGEGFCWKVVVIGYACGLVIGFLTGQVVSSRRTNWLVRNFGVNLCR; encoded by the coding sequence ATGAAGTTTTGGAAGGCAGATAGTGATTGTTGTTCCTGGGATGGGGTCACATGCGATACACTGAATGGTGAGGTGATTGGCTTAGACCTGAGCAACAGTTGGCTTTATGGGCGTCTCAACTCTAACAGCAGTCTCTTTAGTCTGAATCACCTTCGGAAACTCAACCTTGCCTCCAACAACTTCACTTTCTCCGCAATCCCATCTGAATTTGGCCAGCTTGTGAGGTTGACCCACCTCAAcctctctttttccttcttaCATGGCCGAATCCCGTCGGAAATTTCGTGGCTATCCAATTTGGTTTCACttgatctctctctcaattatttttattactctGATGGTGGTTATTATTATGAGAAATTCTTGGATCTCAGAAGAATTGATCTTGAAGCACTTGTCCAGAACATGACATATTTGAGGGAACTTCATTTAGACGAAGTCAACATTTCATCATCGCTACCTCAATCACTGGCAAATTTGTCTTCCTTGacttctctttctctgtctTCTTGCTATTTGCAGGGTAAATTTCCCTCGAATATTTTCCTATTGCCCAGGATACAAACCATTGATCTGTCATATAACAGAGAACTCATTGGTTTTCTTCCCAAATTCCAATCTCATAGTTCCCTAAAGAAATTGGTTCTTCATGCAACAAATTTTTCAGGGAAATTGCCCAATTCAATCGGCAACCTCAAGTCCTTGAATTATTTGGCTctttattcaaataatttttcagGGCCAATTCCACCTTCTATTGGAAACCTATCACAACTTACTTTTCTTTACCTCTCATTTGACAATTTTAATGGTCAGCTTCCTTCCACATTGGGAAACCTTGCAAAACTCTCTATTCTGGCACTTACCAAAATCCTTAACTATCAGGAAGTACCAtctttcttgcaaaattttacaCAACTAGAAGTCTTAAGCCTTCCACAAAACAATTTTGACTGCAGCTTCCCAATTTGGCTGACAAATATTACTAAACTCCGTGTCATAAATTTCTACGGAAATCAGTTGAAAGGGCCAATCCCATCCGAAATAGGTAGACTTTCTAAGTTGTCTACCCTTGACTTGTCTCATAACTCACTCACAGGGGCCATTCCCTCAATTTTGTTTACAAGCCCTTCATTGTCTAGATTATATCTAGATCAAAATCAGCTCACTGGCCCGCTCAAATTCCAAAATGTCTCTACATCACCATTAAATGTCCTGAGTTTGAGTGGAAATAAATTGAATGAATCAATTCCAAGGTCAATTGCCAATTTCACTAAGCTACAAGGGCTATATCTTTCTTCGATCAACCTAAAGGGCAAGGTGGAGTTAAACATTTTCTTCGAGATTAAAGAGCTTCGAGATCTCGATCTTTCAGGTAACAAAGTATTGGTTCCAAAAGCAAATATCAATTCCACCCTCCCCAAATTTTCATCTTTGTCAATGTCTTCTTGCAATTTGACTGAATTTCCTGATTTTCTGAAAGCCCAAAATGAATTGCAAAGTTTAGACCTTTCCAATAACAACATTGAAGGTAAAATACCTAAATGGTTTTGGAATGTTGGAAAAGAGACACTGGGTTCcttaaatctttcttttaacCTTTTAAGCAAATTTGAGCAACCACCTGTAGTTCTTCCATGGAAAAATATGTACCTTCTAGACTTGAGTTCCAACATGTTCCAAGAGTCATTTCCGATTCCCCCATTGTCTAcaagttatttttttgcctcaaaaaataattttaccgGAACCATCCCTCCAATGATATGTAAGGTGCATACTCTGGAAGTCCTTGATGTGTCTAATAACCAATTGACTGGTCAGATTCCACAATGTTTGCTGAACTTAAGCAATTCTCTTTTAGTATTGGCTATGAGAAATAACCACTTTCTAGGAAACTTTCCTGAAACGTTCATAAATGGATGTAGTTTGAGGACACTAGACTTGTATCACAACCAAATAGAGGGGAAGATTCCACGGTCTTTAGTTAAATGTCAAACGCTAGAAGTTCTGAACCTTGGAAACAACAAATTGAATGATACATTCCCTTTTTGGTTGGAGTCTTTCCCAGAGTTAAAGATTCTTGTCTTGCGAGGTAATGGATTCTATGGTCCTATCTGGGatccttgtaaaaaatttggcTTATCCAAGCTGCATGTCATTGACCTCTCTCACAACAATTTCTCTGGCAAGTTACCATCCGAGTATTTTCAAAACTGGAGTGCAATCCTAGACAAAAACTCATCACAATCAGGGTACATGGGAGATGACTCCAATTATTACAAAGATTCAATGACTATAGTGAATAAGGGAGtagaattgaaatttgaaaaaatcttGACCATCTTCACAGCTATTGATCTCTCTAACAATAGGTTTTGTGGAGAAATTCCAGATAGTTTGGGGAACCTCAAGGCATTAATTGTACTCAATTTATCAAGCAATAACTTTATGAGCCATATCCCATCTTCGTTGGGAAACCTAGTTGCGCTTGAATCTTTGGATCTTTCTCAAAATAGCCTGTATGGTGAAATCCCTCAAGAGCTAACAAATCTCATATTTCTGGAGTATTTAAATCTCTCTCAAAATCAACTTAGTGGTCCAATTCCACAAGTTCGGCAGTTTTTGACATTTGAAAGTTCCTCTTTTGAGGGAAACTTTGGATTGTGTGGCTTTCCGTTGTCGAAGAAGTGTGGAAATAATGAGATACCAACTTTTGAAATGAGACATGAATCATCATTGGGAGAAGGATTTTGTTGGAAAGTGGTAGTGATTGGATATGCTTGTGGATTGGTAATTGGATTCCTTACCGGACAAGTTGTCAGCTCAAGAAGGACAAATTGGCTAGTGAGAAATTTTGGAGTGAACTTATGTAGGTGA